Proteins encoded in a region of the Planococcus citri chromosome 1, ihPlaCitr1.1, whole genome shotgun sequence genome:
- the LOC135833374 gene encoding uncharacterized protein LOC135833374: MSSDWQKEAKRCQSEWAKILHSWKYFENEDDLVKTYLGICLFGFVESEEIENSSLRKYHLNYKESQRTHIDKIFAHLVSLSGHQIELGHTFLYLNENCIVYCVFRFRIKNKIFFIEPNGRFYNSWVHFLDTNELPACQFLAPKNGVYGKPGELNEIVCYQTSGSKKWFSKSLSIMDWVCAVAGIGCTLLGVFSLAPGVAASAAITVGAKNMHKAVSNFLDQEEHRQLNALGSVNGAISLATVTMSALSGASKTYEMISLAGEHGILSLKILQSLNFTNRLIDAGYFGTYLLHLSCIARKGRVSDVDALELAAQIFILHGAVVDVKHLHGIINCEKKIARNDLACGFNEWKYKLNKSGVHVKDCHPLVGLKLLANRCKNPLQILSKFYSREELILNTCFDLEHFTLDYLCDKISINQFCSEIRPLFVNFSYFHNNYYEELTNLVRYFVGPLVNEEIPENDYKDICKLLVYATSVIKKIEPESDPIPVEKIVEKSAIDVSESDSETTENYKILIDAAKSLVVKKNIYVSIDQVIKSCHDSILFTTTKLSEIITEAYNSMVDFNRGVVGEDRLQIILERVHASTVDEYFHHDEAFKNFVKKFKTETESLPGHEFVPVNPSKLPDYEVEEISDKVMNLYESAYSLQTRSKKLSLQDTMNTLQKISANWNEKLDTKMNTPCLVPAANATLYSQLNARLAEMSVDESIDIATFRRSLKDLESDLNTVSEFQSFGDYILIRNHVKLERSDSQLCEALVIICSNFYYKIASALNDEQTSKVLLLRKVFHFVISKFLTIMDTEVKVLENQDDSRSIFSLYPKSRFYSTILRFDDIEYLDKLKPEFENWPFDNVWSYDKIDIWKGIIDSDLFHLRVIRCTKQDCKEFYKSISSELFDITVDHEYDVLINVSSVFLKSLRKFIIFNYVNDCDVIVTSLNLKLNI; this comes from the coding sequence ATGAGTTCAGATTGGCAAAAGGAGGCTAAACGCTGTCAGAGCGAATGGGCCAAGATTCTCCACTCttggaaatatttcgaaaacgaAGACGATCTCGTTAAAACATACCTTGGAATTTGCCTATTCGGGTTCGTGGAAAgcgaagaaatcgaaaattcatcGCTTCGCAAGTATCATCTCAATTACAAAGAATCTCAACGTACCCATATCGATAAAATCTTCGCTCATTTGGTCTCATTGAGCGGCCATCAAATAGAACTCGGACACACTTTCTTATACCTGAACGAGAACTGCATCGTATACTGCGTATTCCGGTTCAGAATAAAGAACAAAATCTTCTTCATCGAACCCAACGGCCGCTTTTACAACTCGTGGGTCCATTTCCTCGATACAAACGAACTCCCAGCTTGTCAGTTTCTAGCTCCTAAGAACGGAGTTTATGGAAAACCCGGCGAACTGAATGAAATAGTCTGCTATCAAACTTCCGGATCGAAAAAGTGGTTCAGTAAGAGCCTATCAATTATGGACTGGGTTTGCGCAGTAGCTGGAATCGGTTGCACGTTACTAGGAGTATTTTCACTCGCTCCAGGTGTCGCAGCAAGTGCAGCTATCACAGTCGGTGCGAAAAACATGCACAAAGCTGTGTCTAATTTCTTAGATCAGGAAGAACATCGGCAACTGAACGCATTAGGATCTGTGAATGGTGCCATTTCATTGGCTACCGTTACCATGTCAGCTTTATCCGGAGCTTCGAAAACGTACGAGATGATTTCACTGGCTGGTGAACATGGTATCCtgtcattgaaaattttacagtcGTTGAATTTCACTAATCGTCTTATCGACGCCGGATATTTCGGTACTTATTTATTGCATCTATCGTGTATTGCTCGAAAAGGACGTGTATCGGATGTCGATGCTTTAGAACTAGCAGCTCAAATATTCATTTTACACGGAGCTGTAGTCGACGTAAAGCATCTTCACGGTATCATcaattgcgagaaaaaaattgccaggaACGATTTAGCTTGTGGATTCAACGAATGGAAAtataaactaaataaaagcGGCGTTCACGTTAAAGATTGCCATCCTCTCGTTGGATTAAAATTATTAGCGAACAGATGCAAAAATCCATTGCagattttatcaaagttttacTCCCGAGAAGAGCTTATTTTAAATACGTGTTTCGATTTGGAACACTTTACTCTCGATTACTTATGCgataaaatttccattaatCAGTTTTGTTCGGAAATACGACCgttattcgtgaatttttcgtattttcacaACAATTATTACGAAGAGCTTACGAATTTGGTGCGTTATTTTGTCGGCCCCCTTGTAAACGAAGAAATTCCAGAAAACGATTACAAAGATATCTGTAAATTACTCGTTTACGCTACATcggtgattaaaaaaattgaaccagaGAGTGATCCGATTCCGGTGGAAAAAATCGTAGAAAAAAGTGCCATCGATGTATCAGAATCCGACTCGGAGACGaccgaaaattacaaaatattaatAGACGCCGCTAAATCTCTCGTCGTAAAGAAAAATATCTACGTGAGCATTGATCAAGTAATAAAATCCTGCCACGATTCCATTCTATTCACTACCACCAAGTTGAGTGAAATTATTACCGAAGCTTATAATTCCATGGTTGATTTTAATCGCGGAGTCGTCGGCGAAGATAGACTGCAGATTATACTCGAACGTGTCCACGCCTCAACAGTGGATGAATATTTCCATCACGATGAAGCTTTTAAAAacttcgtgaaaaaattcaaaactgaaaccgaGTCTCTACCCGGGCACGAATTTGTCCCCGTGAATCCATCTAAACTGCCCGACTACGAAGTCGAAGAAATCAGCGATAAAGTAATGAACCTTTACGAATCGGCTTATTCGTTGCAAACACGATCTAAAAAGCTTAGTTTACAAGACACGATGAACACGTTACAGAAAATATCTGCCAACtggaatgaaaaattggatACGAAAATGAACACCCCTTGCCTCGTTCCTGCTGCGAATGCAACTTTATATTCTCAACTGAATGCTAGACTTGCAGAAATGAGCGTAGACGAATCTATCGATATAGCAACATTTCGTCGAAGTTTGAAAGATCTGGAATCTGATCTGAACACTGTTTCGGAATTTCAATCGTTCGGAGATTATATTTTGATCCGGAATCACGTTAAATTAGAACGAAGCGACTCTCAGTTATGCGAAGCTTTGGTCATCatttgtagtaatttttattacaaaattgcCAGTGCTTTGAACGATGAACAAACGAGCAAAGTTTTATTGCTtagaaaagtttttcattttgttataaGTAAATTTCTAACAATAATGGATACGGAAGTGAAGGTTTTAGAGAACCAAGATGATAGCAGATctattttttctctctatcCTAAATCTCGATTTTATTCAACGATTCTGCGTTTCGACGATATTGAATATCTCGACAAACTGAAACCAGAGTTTGAAAATTGGCCTTTCGACAATGTTTGGTCGTACGATAAAATTGATATCTGGAAAGGTATCATCGATTCAGAtttatttcatcttcgagtCATTCGTTGTACGAAACAAGATTGCAAAGAATTTTATAAATCAATTTCATCGGAATTGTTCGATATCACCGTTGATCACGAATACGATGTTTTAATAAATGTTAGTTCtgtgtttttaaaatctttGAGAAAGTTTATAATATTTAATTACGTTAACGATTGTGATGTTATTGTTACTTCGCTTAATTTAAAActgaatatttga